The following nucleotide sequence is from Aedes aegypti strain LVP_AGWG chromosome 3, AaegL5.0 Primary Assembly, whole genome shotgun sequence.
CTAAGAAACAGCAGTAGCTTCACCATGTACGATTACTCCACTACAGTGGCTCAAATATCAATAGCGGAAAAGCacaactattcagcaagactttGCTGATCGAAGATCTTATCCAAACCGAATTGATCTAACAGATGCTACTCTAAAAGTGCCAGCTACCATTACAAAAGAAAGACTAAGGATTGAACTGTCTTGAGTTTGCAAGTAAACCTTTCATTTGGTCCAGCGTTACCAGGGTGAAATAATTAATGttaataattgcatcgaaatgaacaatcagttcgatgatttggacaaattttccgaacaccaaatcgaagcaagCTCTTCACTTCaggtgaggaaacaaagagtgtcgCCTATCGTGATCAGCTGTTCAGAATTTGGAGGAttcaggcaggagatcttgaactgcattaggggaatcaaggtttccttccaaatcgcagaAAACAGAATCTCGtgtttgccggaaactcttgaagatcgcgaacttcttccctaacatcttgaagagaagaagcacaatgtttttacttatgacgacaaaactgaacgtttgttcaaaatcgtcttgaaaggtctttcaagcgactataagtcacctgaagagatcaaaaatggaataaatgatttacttgaattttccccagtccaagtaatcattatgaaaaatgtGACATTCGTCGGAAAAGGCTTTCtcgagaatattatttagttaatAAAAAAGTGCTCTCCAGCAACAATCAACAATTAACTCCAGTCATTGGTGAAATTTACTAACACAAATCTAGTTGAGAAACGTAGCAGTAATCgacttgtttttatttgattcatcaagaatttttttcaataacccTTCCAGAAATTGTTCCTGGGAATAACTTGAATTACTCCATCGAGTTCTCAGCAATATGTCAAGATATTTTCTACCtctcattttttttaccaaaaataaccATTGATTTTATGTTAGAATTTCTATACAATCTCTAAAACAAACGCAAAATAATTATCTCAAGACACCTCTAGGGATTCATTTTTGAATTCTTgacaaaactatttttcaaaatacaagGAATTGTATCATaaattgtttcagtaattttagCAGATAAGTTAGTTGGAAGTTTATGTGGTTCCTTTAAGCTTTTACACCTTTGGGAGCCCTTCAGGAcactttttcaggatttttttcatgattccCCTCTTGAACTAGTAAGGGAAAATGGCAACTATGGCaatggaagctctcagttaataactgtggaagtgctcataagaacactaagctgagaagccggctctgccccagtgaggacgtcaatgccaagaagaagaagctgcaTAGGGCGTAACTCCGAATTTCGTccatcttctcattcaaaacttcgCCCAGAGGTTACACGTTCAAAAAAGAGTTTTGGAAAACGTGAAatatcaaaaatacaccatgaaccaCCACCAAcgttcacataaacatgatctagttcacggtgtatttgtgcttgttgacgagttcacgtctgctgttcacggatacgagaacggattttttttctgtgtacaaataacaaaacaaatcaactatgaaccaaattttgatggtatatttcttttgataatcacggccaatgaaaacccGTTTAAATATGTCAGATTTGGATTTGTGGACTcaaacaatcaaaagggcgtaaatTAAAAACGGgacctacgattttttttaattttgcgcAGATATGCAGCTTAGCTATTGAAAACGACTGGTTACCACAGAttttatgaagatttttttttctgataataacggtcaggggagcaccttGTAGGCTTCTTCTTGGAAATTTGCTGAATTCTTCAGGTAATTGAAATcggtttaggatttttttcctaTATGTTTTTCTAGTCATGTATCACATAAAAAGCATCTTATAACGAAATGCTTCTCAACCTTTTTAAAGCTGCGACCTCCTTTGACGATCAAAAAACATCCAAACATGGATGTTTTGTAATCAATGCTTATAGAAGTCAGCGAACGATCTCAGGttgatttgaaagaaaaactAGGCAGGTACAGCAAAAAATCTCGCGAAATCATGCAAGAATTCTGCTGAAATCACTTGGAGGATCCCATTAAGAAATAAGCCAGGATTTTAGGAAGTATAGTTCTTAGAGTCCGATGAAAAACTTCCATTgaagttcttgaaaaatccAACAAAACATTATGCAGTGCGAACGAAAAACTTGGGAACATTCCAACAAAAAACCACATCCAACGATTTTACCATAAAAACtcgtcaaaaaatattatatattgtCTGGTATAAACCAAGCATATCCTCTTCGCAGAAATCTACTAAAAAATACTATGACATGACGTATATCGAACGAGTCAAAAATCCTAGTTTGGAGTGCAAACAAGAAGGAATGTAATTTTGGTTCCAATCCTGTCTATGATCGCCAAGGTCCCGAGCAATGATTCGAAGATCTCTCCAGGAAGGTGGGAATCCGCCAAAGATTAAAACACAAATATGCTAGGAATTACTTATGGATATTTCAAAGAACGATATCGGTTTTATTGTAAGCTCACATTGAATAAAATTAGGACGTGCGCATTAAATACAGCTGGCTACAATCTCTTATTagcaaaatgacaaaaaaaccAAAGATCTACAAAATTCTAAAGCTAGTTAAGAGATTCGTCAAATTTATCACATCCATCCAGAAAAATAATGCTCCTTATTCTTTATAGCTTCGCTGACCCCATGAGAACtcgtcacggccccctaggggtccacggaccaccggttgggCAACACTGTAACGATTCTTGCAAGAattactcaaattttaagcatttctctggaattttatCAGTGATTTTTCCTATAACTTTAACCAGAAATTTTCTTCTCTTTAAGAATCTTGAAGTAAGTTTTTATTTGATATAATATATAACTCCAGGACAAACTGAAAACAAATCCTGGAGAACTCTCAAATAAAATCGGGAAATTTCTAGCGGATTCCTATGaggcacactggggcagatcgctgttttcgacggccaaaacctctagtactctagttatgcaccctagaggtttggtggcttcgacaaagtgttttggaataacttctactatattttgacacattcagatttgatctagataagtgaaaactgatctagatcggttttatcttttgatagaagcgtcctagcaaaacactttcttctacaaagttgttcattgaggcatttttgacatttctttggaagaCATTttcactctatcactgacgtggattacgatatatgacaatttagtaaaaacagtcaaaaaatcgattttgaccattttttcataaaaaaaaaaaaataaaacattttttgtcatcaagtattagaagcttaactataacaaagtaaatttacatcattcaatagcaacatattcagatttaattatatttttggtaaaaacagtctaaaaatagtgttttacaaaatccaggataactcatgaagcggcagaaggcggcagctaattttttgtatacgactagcCAAGAACATATGTTTTATTGtcgcgaagaaagaaaagtggggccacgtggggcttttttgttgttgtggtttgaaaatttgatgaaaacatttaaaaaaatgcttatatttgtgaaacttttcatgaatttatatttttcaaatgtatttctgaaacaatGCAATATGTTGACGAAGTGTTTTGAAGAAGACATCTCTAAACTGgtattccaataaacttttaatCGGAATTCAAGATAATTTGCCCCATATGTGTATCTACTTATCTATCTatcctttgatttttattagagtaatagtattgtgtttaataaaagccatattatacgataccagtttggtgatgactttttcaaatcacttcgtcaacatgcaatatgttttagaaatacatttgaaaaatataaattcatgaaaagtttctcaaatataagtattttttaaaatattttcatcaagttttcaaaccaccacaacaaaaaagccccacgtggccccacttttctttcttcgggacaatgaaacttatgttcttgattagtcgtatacaaaaaattatctgccgccatctgccgcttcatgagttatcctggattttgtaaaacactatttttagactgttttttatcaaaaacataattaaatctgGAAATTCTCCTagtaaatgatgtaaatttactttgttatagttaagcttctgatacttgatgacaaaatattttttaaatcgattttttgactgtttttactaaattgacATATATCGTAAttcacgtcagtgatagagtgtaagtgtcttccgaagaaatgtcaaaaatgcctcaatgaacaactttgcagaagaaagtttttttgctacgacgctcctatcaaaagacaaaactgatctagatcagttttcacttatctagatcaaatctgaatgtgtcaaaatatagtacaagttattccaaaacattttgtcgaagacaccaaacctctagggtgcatatctagagtactagaggttttggccgtcgaaaaacAGTGATCTGCCTCATTGTGTGAGGTATACTTAGAAAAACTGTTCTAGGGATGCCTACACGGATTCAGATCTTGGCGGAATTTATTATATGCATCCTTGAGTGAACGGCGAGAGCCTGTTATATCACATGTCTTAGCGATGAAAATCCCTTTAACCCTCtgatacccaaatttttatttttgatttgaatATCGTTTTTGAACATACctatatttttacatttttttttatcaaagcctcttctagttactgatttttggcaataataaaaattcaagtttttacagtacatacttttaaaaatattaaatttttattttttttttctggatttactttttttatttttcgtgtaattaaaatgattgaaatgattttaataccaacacgctcttcttctgtgataggtttattgtagaaaaatataaaaggtacgattttgtataaaacacgttaaatgaaacccaggcatttgtaggttatataagaattcaatttttcaaacaatttaaaaaaaaatacaaataagttTTAAAAGCCATAAAAACTTTTCCTATATGCGAGTCATGAgacaaggtttaagccaaaactaaaatcattttgatttccgagctgcgaaaaaatacacaaaattccaaagtatggaccaatgcacgagttcattaatttgacgtttgagcggtgccgaattcactggttgctatggacacataaataacacggcaccgcgaAAACGTCAAAttatgaactcgtgcataggtccatacccCGTCTAAAGATgtggttgggtattagagggttaataaaaagtaattcatttcaaaaatatcccaTGTCAATAATTGACTAAAGTAAAAGTACTCATCACTAGGGTCTCTTCCAATCAAATTTTAACACTTTattccattttaatttttttttttccaaaggttGATGGACCTGTTACTCAGAAAACAAATTGTGACGTGTTGGGAATTTTACTTTGCACACTGCAAATGAAAAAGACGGATGGATATCCTtcatagggagtcgatgccggttatggaccctttgcgtaatatgaaccccctacagaaaaacataaaattaacactcaaagcaactttattcctatgaaaatccaccggaagaacttcgattacattgttagtcagcagtttcaggcaaaatatttggttttagacgcataaatacatatatttgaaccgttttgtaaatgaaaccactcaagagggtccataatacgcatttccaggtgggtccataataggctcgtcggcagcgagccggattacatgggaatcaaatggagggtccataatacgcaacgtcaaatttgtaaacaatcctattatggaccccgggagggttcataataggcattcggacaacagtttttcaaatgcatatttcgctggaaaaatcgaatgattttgtatgtttcatggacgtactatgaagtaaagacattgaatttgttgttagactccacaaaacgtatatgcgtctgagatatcattgcggaaaagcgtctagaatgaatttcagctactaaggggtccattactagcattgaaaccctagttAAACGTTCCACgtttacagaacacaaaaccagtgcaactgcgatccaagagaccatcgagatagccatgaaaaccaatttattttctctaactcgataacaaaatatgaaatattgagTAGGTGAGAGTGCGTTGACTGTATCAATGTTTACTTAGTCTTGATTttgtaaaatgaaataaattgtctAAAATTCCCCGACAACATTTCATAACATTTGGTAATATTTACGCAGAAACTTGACAGATATCATCAAAATATAGTTCCTATAATGAATTattaaattctcaaaaataagtatACTACTGCACCAAACAGAGGAATCTTTGATACACTAATTCTCCAACAAGATGGTACAACAATCATAAAAACAATTTCAGATGTGTTGTCCAAAGCTGTAGCGAGCTGCCAAATTATTAAGCCAACATTACTCCTTATAAAGCAAACAAACTTCGCAGCACGGGTGTGGTTTGTACCGAAAGTTAAAAATAGTTCACCATCATGCAATCATCGACCATGACGCTCGTGTCAAAAATTTTGATCCAATTGGCCATTCTTCTTTGCGCGCACACACACCCTCCTTATCCCCCAAACATAGcgggatttggggcaagtgtgccaccttaagcaaattgttctctaactttgtctaaagcttgAAAAACCCGCCAATTCAGCCTCACGATGTttgtttcacatcttttcataagcactgtgccatttaaaaagaaaataatttcaaaaagtattaattttggagctcctcaaatatcatccaaaataccctgattttcatcactatggggcaagtgtgccacccttatggggcaagacggccatcgaatgaacattcatgtaattctacttgtaataaaattttcattatttccagttaatattgctaacaaagcagagcctaattgacaattttaaaaatattgaggggatgctttataacaaggttcatcacatgtggaactctctactagtcaattcgaataactaaataggttttttttgtctccattcaatgcgatatatgaattactctttcattatggaggatctgtataatattacactagatcagcactaaatgaaggtaaaatattgatgaaaataagtaaaatagttcttaaatcgcctaaaaccatgttattatcgaatatttcgagaaaaaaatcattgtgggAGCAAAAATGTTCGATATTTCTTTTCTACACTTCAAAAACCACTACTGGTGActcattttggttcattatcatgattatgttgatgatgtttacatttttatgaatttcaccccaaccatttttgtttaccaaataggtgacacacttgccccaaaaagtatagatttcaaccacaatggattttgtatgtaaaactaaatattttttttcgttcaaatgccacaattacttacacatttgtatagcttcacaatgtacagtacgtttgaaaaattcgttattaatttacctctcaccatgctatttagaaacaacgaaatcttacaaaaaatcactgaaattttatggttttcacaaaagtcgatgtaaatacgtgaataATAGAGCAATTTGCGTCATATTTTGACCATTGCATTAtggactataagggaacatattgttaagctcaaataaaaaatatactttgtagtttttacaaaaatcaggggtggcacacttgccccaatttCCGCTACATTATCATCTCGCGTATTTGACCATCCAGAACCGGTATCCAATTTAGTCACTCACAACCGGACAACCGAGATGGAAGTAAATTTGCTACTTTTAGCCACGGTGATAACCGTGTTCGTTTATCTGTACCGTCTAATAACGAAGAACAACGACTACTTTCACGATAAGCCGATCCCGTCACTAAAAGCTCGGCCACTGTTGGGGTCAACCGGCCCACTACTGTTGAAGCAGGTTACGTTCGCCGATTTCGTCTCATATGTCTACAACAAGTTTCCCGGCGTCAAGTGAGTATCCTTGTATTTCGATCTTATTCGTCATTAATTACGTCTGATCAATTGACAGAGTCCTCGGGATGTTCGACACGTTGACGCCGTTCTTCGTGATCCGCGATCCAGAGTTGATCAAGCAGATCGCCGTCAAGGACTTCGACCACTTCATGGACCACCGGCCGTTCTTCGGCGAATCTGCCGAATCGGAAGAACATCCGTACGCCCTTTTCAAGCGAGTTATATTTGCTCTGAACGGTCAGCGATGGCGTAATATGCGAGCAACGCTGAGTCCAGCCTTCACTGGACGAAAGATGCGACTTATGTTTACTCTGATGGTGGACTGTAGCGAGCGGATGCTGAAGCACTACGAATCGCTGATGAGCAGCACGGGTCGTATGGAGGTTGAAATCAAAGATATGCTCAGTCGGTATGGAATCAATGTGATCGCGTCGTGCGCTTTCGGAATCGATGTGGATTGCTTCAAGGACGTCGATCATGAATTTATGTATCATGGGAGGAGGATGCTTCAAATGGGTAATCCAGTGGTGATAGCGAAGATGCTGTtcatgaggatgtttccgaaccTTGCGAAGAAATCCGGAATGGACGTGATACCACGGGAGCAGGCGGTGTATTTTACCAAGTTGATAAAGGAAACCATACGGACACGGGAAAGTCAGGGTATTGTTCGAAATGATATGATAGATCTGTTGCTAGAAGCTCGAAAGGGGACGCTAAAGTATGAAGAAGAACGAGAGGAAGTACAGGAAGGCTTCGCCACCGTTCAGGAGTCGGACGTTGGAAAAGCACAGGTAACGAAGGCCATATCGGAAATTGACATGATCGCGCAGTGCCTGATTTTCTTCATCGCAGGATTCGAATCCGTATCAACGACTTCCATGTTTATGATCTACGAACTGATCCTGAATCCGGAAATTCAGCAGAAGCTCTACGAAGAAGTTGAGCAGACCTACAAACAGCTGGGTGATAAGCTTCTGACATACGACGCGCTCCAGAGTATGAAGTACATGGACATGGTCGTATCGGAAACCATGCGGAAGTGGCCGCTGTCTCCAATTGGCGACCGGATTTGCGTACGAGACTACACTCTAGACGATGGTCAAGGTTTGCGGTTCACCATCGATAAAGGAACCTGCGTATGGTTTCCGATTCATGGTCTTCATCACGATCCGCAGTACTATCCCAATCCCGATCGGTTTGACCCGGAACGGTTCAACGATCAGAACAAGGGTAATATTAAAATGGGAACGTACCTTCCGTTTGGTATTGGACCGAGGAACTGCATCGGGTCACGGTTTGCTCTGATGGAACTGAAGGCAGTCATGTACCACATGCTACGTAAATTTTCGTTTCACCGGAGTACGAATACGCGAATTCCGCTTAAGCTGCGCAAAGGTATGAACAACGTCGGGACGGACGAGGGAATGCATGTTGAACTGCGGCTGAGGAATTCGTAGGTTATAGTGTACTGTAGATTAATGTTATATTCCTTTGAAGACAATAAACAtcatttcttttcttttctttggaAACAATATTTGACAGGTCGTTGTAGAAACTTATTGACATTATTATTAGTcctttcaacagatgcgagtttGTGTCGAGGGAGAATACAAGACTTGCACTCCGAAGATTCAAGTCTGAGTCGAAcgagaaaatgtttattttatccttttttttaaatcacatcGAAACATACAACGTTAAGTTCAAGGGCTGtttctttgatattttgcaaatttaAGAGCGGAACTATTGATATCATTGTGCCTCTTTTACTGTGTTTAATTATCGGAActacaaaacggcgtaagtcagccttcagtgttcttatgagcacaacCACATctcttaactgagagcttcctttgtcaAT
It contains:
- the LOC5564760 gene encoding cytochrome P450 9e2; the encoded protein is MEVNLLLLATVITVFVYLYRLITKNNDYFHDKPIPSLKARPLLGSTGPLLLKQVTFADFVSYVYNKFPGVKVLGMFDTLTPFFVIRDPELIKQIAVKDFDHFMDHRPFFGESAESEEHPYALFKRVIFALNGQRWRNMRATLSPAFTGRKMRLMFTLMVDCSERMLKHYESLMSSTGRMEVEIKDMLSRYGINVIASCAFGIDVDCFKDVDHEFMYHGRRMLQMGNPVVIAKMLFMRMFPNLAKKSGMDVIPREQAVYFTKLIKETIRTRESQGIVRNDMIDLLLEARKGTLKYEEEREEVQEGFATVQESDVGKAQVTKAISEIDMIAQCLIFFIAGFESVSTTSMFMIYELILNPEIQQKLYEEVEQTYKQLGDKLLTYDALQSMKYMDMVVSETMRKWPLSPIGDRICVRDYTLDDGQGLRFTIDKGTCVWFPIHGLHHDPQYYPNPDRFDPERFNDQNKGNIKMGTYLPFGIGPRNCIGSRFALMELKAVMYHMLRKFSFHRSTNTRIPLKLRKGMNNVGTDEGMHVELRLRNS